GAATGTGGACTGCTATCATAATGCGACAATAACAGTAAAGCCTTTCCTTTTTCTGATCCTTTAATCCGTGCTAAAATATTTGTTGCTTTACTCAAATTTGCCCAATCGCCAGCGGTATAGCCTTCTTGTAATGAGGGCTCTAAACCCATTTTTTGTAGTTCATCAACGATATACTGCCTAACTTCGGTATGCCCAGGAAAGCCAACAGCATGTGGTTTTGTAGACATTTTTTTAACATGAGCTAAGGCATTGTTGGTCGAAAAGGCAGTTGAACTAGGAGTAGCGTCATTTTCAAACTCGGGAACCGATAATGTAAAGCCTAGATAGGTAGCCAAGAGTATTAAAAGTAAGGTAAAAAGAGCGTTGGTATTTTTCATTGTTGACGTAGTTGGCTATTTTTAAGAGAGAATTCGAGTGATGCTATAAAAGTATAACTTTTTAATGGGATATCTAATCGTAAGTAAATAGATCATTTTGTTAGGTATCTTTAAACATATATCATAATTAGTACAATTATTAGTATTTAATATGCAAATTAATTGCTTATTATTCAAAAATATTTAGTATCTTTCGAGTTAACCTAAAAATAAATGAGATATGGGAATCAAAAGTTTTCAAGGCGCACGAAAAGTGGTGAAAAAGGAATTCGAAGCTCCCATTTTGGTGCAAGATTACATGACCAAAAAATTGATCACCTTTACGCCTGATCAATGTATCTTAAAAGTAATGGAACTTTTTACGAAGCATAATATTTCCGGTGGACCCGTATTAGATAATAATGGTTTTTTAGTAGGTATTATTTCTGAGGCAGATTGTATGAAAACCATATCAGAGAGTCGCTACTTTAATCAACCAATTTTAGAAAAAAGCGTGGAGACCTATATGACAAAAAATGTTGAAACGATTGCTCCAGATATTAGCATTTTCGATGCTGCGGGTGTTTTTCACAGGAATAATAGAAGAAGATTACCGGTGCTAAAAGACGGTCTTTTAGTAGGGCAAATTAGTCGAAAAGATATTGTGATTGCTGCACTTAAATTGAGTGGGCAGAATTGGTAGAACTCCAGAAAGTGCTAATCTTTAAAGCTGAATTTTTAAACTTGTTTTCAAAAAGGCACAAGGTATGCTATAAATGTTCTCCCAGCGGGGCTAAGGCTTTACTATTCTCGTTTCACAATCATGTATAAATCATTATCCAGAGGCAAATAGCCTAAATCATACACAAAATAATAGATAGTTCCTTTCTTTGTGGTATAAATACTGGTAAATGTATCGAAATCAAAGCCTTTATCGGAAAGTTTGATTTTAGTAGTCGTTGTTTTTCCATCTTTCAAAGGAAAACTTTCTAAAATTCTATGATTTTTTCGGAGTCTATTATTGATATTTCTGATCAGATTTTTGGTGTCTTTGTTCATTTTGTTGTGGTGCGCATTTCTACAGTAGTCCGAGCAGAATTTTTTATCCTCTCTACCAATTATTTTTTCACCACATTCAGGACACTTTTTTTCCAAGATTATTGTTTTTTAAAGTTGAATGTTATTTCTGACTTTGATCCGTCTTTATGGACCGTAACTACATGAGCATTCATTTCAGTTGCGCTAATTTTTTCATAGGTTAAGCCATCAAAATACAATTTATTTTTTTCTTTTTTAATCAGCTTAAAGTCTTGGGTTTCGTCTTTTTCTTCCCAACCCTTAAGATCGGCTCCGAAATGTTTTAATTGTAATATAAGGGAGTCCTCTTTCTCGAGAATATGGCCAATTTCATAAAAATTTACTTTACCATCAACCACTAGTCTAAAGCTAAAGAGCATGGAATTACCCATAGCCGTTGTCCAAATTTCTTCGGTGGTTCCACCAAATGCTTCGCCTTTCCAATGCCCTTGTATAAAACTAGCATCTGCCAGTGTTGCTTTGGGAGATGGGGTATTTTCTTGCCCAGTGAGGGTGTTCTGTGAGAAGCAAATAGTAGAAAAAAGTAAGGCAAGTAAGAAGGCTTTCATCATAGTCGTATTTAAATACAAACCTAAGATACAATTATTTACCCAATGGTTTAATGCACATCAATTTTATAACGGCTAAGTAAACCTTCTAAATTATCCTTTGAAAACTTTGCTTTTTTCATGCTATTTTCTTCTGGATGTATAGAAAAGTGATACGCTGTTCTGAAATCAGCTTTTTCTAAGATAGTATTACTAAAAATGGCATGCTCTAAATCGCATTGCTCAAAAATAACTTCTGTAAGATTACTATTGGTAAAATCTACGTGCTGTATTTTACAAGATTTAAAAAGTGTTTTTTTTAGTTTTAATCTCTCGAATGAGGCATAATTTAGGATGCAATTATCAAAGCTAAAAGACAGTAAAAATAGGTCGCACACGCTAAAATTTATGCCAAGAAGTTTACAGTTTTTAAAAGCACAATCCTTTATACTGGTCTCTTTTAAGTTGGCATTGCTTAAATCACAATCTATAAACTCACAGGACGAAAACGTGATGTTGCTGAGCTCTGCTTTTGAGAAAATACAAGTATCAAAAATGCAATGTTCATATTCGGCCTTTGGCAACCTATGTTCTGTATACTTTTTGCTTTTATAGGTGGCGTCAACGATAAGCGGATTGTTCATCTTGAAATTTTTGATTAGGAGGTAAAGTTTACAAGGAGCTATACCCCATCTTTGAGCTTTACCAACAGCCATTTACTTATCTCTAGCAGCTTTAAACTCGCTAGAGTCATACCATTTTGGGAATTTAGTTTCGTTAGCCAACTGCAAGCCAACATGAAATAGAAGCTGCGCATCAAACTGTATACCACTTAAGGCAGTTTCGCCGGGAATGTATTCATCCGCAGGTTGGTGGTATTTATTTTTTTGATAATCTTCCTTCATTTTTTTTACATAGTCAACACCGTATTCAAAATCTTCATGACTTCCGCTCGCATATAAGGCGGGAATGCCGATTTTAGCAAAATTAAAATGATCTGATCTAAAGAAATACCCTTTTTCTGCGTCAGGATCAGGAATAATATATCGCCCTTGTTGATCAGCGGCTGTTTTAGCGTAGGCGTCCATTTCAGAATGTCCAAAACCTGTTATGGTCAAATCTTTCATAGGACCAGGACTTGCAAGTGCATCCATATTGATGTTAGCAACCGATTTTTTAGGATCGTAAATTGGGTTTTCTGCATAAAACGCAGAGCCAAGCAAGCCTTGTTCCTCTGCCGTAACTGCAATAAAAACGATAGAACGTTTAGTAGGAGGCATTTTTTTATAGGCCTCGGCAATGGCCAATAAGCAGGCGGTTCCAGAAGCATTATCGACGGCTCCATTGTAAATAGAATCGTTTTTGACAGGTCTGCCAACCCCTAGATGATCCCAATGCGCAGAATAAATAATGTACTCATCTTTTTGATCGGTGCCAGGAATGAGCGCTACCACATTTTTCGAGACATCCTTTTTAATGGTATTGGTAATTTGAACTGATGCTTTTAATCCTAAGGCGATAGGTTTAAAGTTTTTTTGCCGAGCAAGGGTATTGTAGTTTTTATCTTCAAGAGATGAATTCTCAAATAACTGTTGCGCACTTTCCATACTGATCCAGCCTTGTACATCGGTTTGTGGGGCACTGCTTTCTAAGTTCATTTTTGCGCCACTCCAGCTGCTTTGTACTACATTCCAACCGTATGAAGCAGGTTCAGTTTCATGAATAATTAGTATGCCAGCAGCACCTTGTCGAGCAGCCTCTTCATACTTATAGGTCCAGCGACCATAGTACGTCATCGCATCGCCTTTAAAAAGTTGATTATCTCCTGACCTAAATCCAGGATCATTGATTAAAACTACTGCTGTTTTACCTTTCCAATCGATGCCTTCATAATCATTCCAGCCATATTCGGGGGCGACAATACCATATCCCGCAAAAACTAATTCTGAATCATTTAGTGCAACATTAGGGACTATTCTTTGAGTAAGTGCAACAAAATCATCCAAGTAATCTAAGACTATTGGCGTTTTGCCACCAGAAATCGTCATTTTTTCGGAAGGTGTTCCTGTAATTTCTACGAGAGGAACTTCTTGAAAAAAACTAGTTCCATTGCCCGGTTGTACTCCGAGTTTTATAAACTCTTCTTTTAAATAGTTTACAGTTTTCGTTTCACCTTCGGTAAACGGCATTCTTCCTAAAAAGTCATCAGAGGCCAATGCCGCAATATGATTCCCGATCGTAGTTTCCTGAACTTGAACATCTATTGCTTTTTCTTTTGGTTCAGACTTGCAACTTATTATGGCTAAGGTAAGTACTGAAATTAAAAGTTGTTTTTTCATAAGCTTAGTGAGTTTAAGGATTTAGAAATCAGTTATAAACTTACTACATTTTACTCTTTTTATCAACTAACGGCTTGGTTATAAATGATTTCTCTTTTATTGCCCTTGTGTATTGGGAGAACTTGGTGAGTACTATCTTTAACTTAGGTTCAATAAAGCTTGTACAAAACGGTTTTTCAGGATTTTTAACATAGTAATTTTGAACGCTTTCTTCGGATGGTTTGAAGGCTTGAAAAGGGAGTACTTGCGTTATGATTGGTTTGTCAAAATCAGTTTGAAGGTTTTTTACTAGGCGTTCAGCCATTTTTTTCTGTACTTCAGAAAAAGTATACACAGCAGACCTATATTTTTTACGCATGCTGTGATTAGACGTGCTTTTATGGGTGTGTAAATGAATTTCAATTAAGGTTTTAAGGTCTATTTGATCCCGATCAAAGTGCAGCCATACTGCTTCGGAATATGCTTCGTTTTTTCCGATTGATGCAATCCAACCTTGTTGCACATGGCGTACTCCTTTCAAATTTTGAAAAACAGCCTCTGTACACCAATGGCAGCCACCTCCAAACCCTATTTCTTGAATGTCAGTCAATGCAAATATTTTTAATCTATGGAATTTTACGAGACTATTCTTTGTGTTTAACTTACAACTAGTAGGGCTACAAGAATCAAGAATAAAGATCTAGTTTCTTGTAGCCCAACGGTCCTAATTTCGAAGCCTCGATGGCTTTACCGTTAGGAAGTTCACATGCTATAGAAAGGTATCAAATCTTTCAAAATGGCAGGTGTAGCCATTTGGTTTTTTAACTAAATAGTCTTGGTGTTCTGGCTCTGCAGGCCAAAACCTAGTCCAAGGTTCTAAAGTAGTGACTATTTTGCCTTCCCATCGGTTGGTGCTATCAACAATATTTATAATTTCTTTGGCTATGGATTTCTCCTCTTCATTTTGAAAAAATATCGCTGACCTATAGCTAGAGCCTAAGTCATTACCCTGTTGATCAATGGTTGTTGGGTTATGAATGCGGTAGAAGTAGTCTAATATTTCTCTAAAATTTGTTTCTTTTGGGTTGTAGGTGAGTTCTATACCTTCTGCATGGCCTGGATGATTAGGATAGGTAGGATGCTCGTTTAGACCACCAATGTAGCCCACCTCTGTATCGACAATTCCAGGTCGCACTCTAAATAAATCTTCCATTCCCCAGAAACATCCGCCTGCTATGTACGCTTTTTTATAATTTTCCATTTTTAAATACTGTGTATTAATAAGTTTAAATATAATTTTTTTAGACCGCTATTTTAATTGGTCTGTATATAATTTTTGTATTTTTTTTAATTGAGGTTCAATGATTGATGTGCAATAAGCGTCGTTTTTATTTTCTTCATAATAATTTTGATGATAATCTTCCGCTGGAAAAAATCTTTCAAATCTGCGTACAAGGGTTAAAATTGGTATGCTGAACCTAGGGGATAGCTCAGCAATAACGGCATTAGCACTTAATTCTTGAGATTCATCGTCATAAAATATTACGGAGGTGTACTGGCTGCCATAGCCAAAACCTTGCGCTTGAGAAGTATTTGGGTTGTGACTGCTAAAGAAAACGAATAGCAAAGATTCAAAACTGATTATTTCAGGATCAAATGTTAGCGCTATAATTTCCTTATGACCTGTTTTTCCAGAGCTTACCTCTCTGTACGTCGGTGTACCGGGAACACTACCTCCTGAATATCCAGAAACTACCTTTTCTACTCCTTTTAAGTTCCTAAAAATAGCCTCAAGACACCAAAAACAACCACCACCCAAATATGCTTTTCTATGCCGTTCCATTTTTTTACACGTACACTGTGGTTTTTAAGAGCTAAACACTAGAATATCTTTGAATCTAAACATTTTAGTTATTCGTTTGTTTGTAAGGTCATTGATTCAGAATTTATGCAATAGCGTAAGCCACTGGGTTCCGGTCCATCCGGGAAAATATGGCCTAGATGTGCATCACAAGTATTGCATAACACTTCAACCCTAAGCATCCCGAATGAGCTGTCTTTATGATATTTTATAGCATTTTCTTTAATAGGTTGGGTAAAACTTGGCCAACCAGTGCCGGATTCGAATTTTATGCCAGAATCAAATAGCGGCGTATCACAGCAAACACAATTGTATTTTCCAGCATCATGAGCACTACAAAGCGCTCCCGAATGTGGTGCTTCTGTACCTTTTTTTCTGGTAATTTTAAACTGCTCAGGAGTTAAACTATTTTTCCACTCTGTTTCTGTTTTTTCTACTCTCTTATCAGGTTCAGGACTGCCGTTTACTGAAAAACTAATTATATCTTTCCAAGTGATCATATTTTCTTTTTTTCAATTAAAATTTTCTTTTTTTAGGTGGATACCTTTGCAATTGTTAAAAAATAATCTAAAAACTAAAAAAGGTCTGACTTGCGCCAAACCTTTTTTAGAATTAAAATATTTTAAGGTTTACATCGCGGCATCTATAGCATCGGTATACACCTTTTTTGGAGAAACACCGACTTGTCGGCTTACAATCTCTCCATTTTTAAATACCAAAACGGTAGGGATATTACGAACACCATATTTTGCAGCGAATTCTTGATTCGCATCAACATCTACTTTGCCAACAACGGCTTTACCTTCATATTCATTACTAACTTCATCAATAATTGGTCCTACCATTCGGCAAGGTCCACACCACGCTGCCCAAAAATCTACAACTACTGGTTTATCACTTTTTAAGACAACTTCGTCAAAAGTTGCATCTGTTATTTCTAATGCCATTTTGTTTCTTTTTATTGATTATGCAAATTTAGTCAATTATTTTACTTTTTCCTTACTATGATTACATTCGTTTTGACTATTGTAGTATCAACTAAACTTATGTTTATATGATTCTATTTAGGTTGTTAAGTAGGAAGTGCTATAATGTGATAGCCTTATAGGGAATTAGAACTCCACTGTGTTTTAAATTAGAAAACTCTGATCTTCATTTAAAACAAACAGGACTTAAAACTTATAAAAATTCAACCTTACCGGTTTCCATATGATAAACTGCTCCCAAAATTTTAATTTGACCAGCATCTTCCATAGCTTTCATTGTAGGTGATTTAAGCCTAATGTCAGCGACTGTCTTATAGACATTTTCTGTGATAACCTTATTTACATAGGGCTTGTTTTTTGAACTGACGTCAACGCCATTTTCTGCTACCACAACAGGTTTAATCTCATCTAAAAGTTTTTGTAATGATGCCATACCCATAGCCCCTGCATCTGTACCATCAACTGCATTGTAAACTGCACCGCAAGAGGTATGGCCCATAACTATAATAACTTTAGATCCAGCCACTGCTGTTGCAAATTCCATAGAACCTAGGATATCATCATTTTCAATATTTCCAGCTACGCGAGCTACAAAAATGTCCCCAATACCTAAGTCAAAAACGTCTTCAACAGGCACTCTACTGTCTACACAAGAAAGTACTAATGCTTTAGGGTATTGACCAATAGTGGCAAGTCTGCGTTGTTCTGAGTGATCTCTGGTCGTTAAATTATTAGCCACAAAGTTTTCATTTCCTTTTTTTAATCTTCCTATAATTTCATCGGGAGACATACTTGCTTGCTCCTCAGCCGTCATGATACTTTTTATATTATTTTGGTCTGGATCTGAACTTTGTTCGATACCGTCGGCAGGCTTTTCAGGTGCTACATCTTTACATGATATAGTTGCTAATCCCAATAAGATAGCTGCTAAAAATAGTTGTTGTTTTTTCATCGTTATAATTTTTTTAAATGTTAAAAATTTGACTGATTTAAAATTGAATTGAACTTTTCTTTCCTAAGAAAGTACCTTGTCGAATTCAATGTTCAACAAATTTAATACTATTAGCAAAGCACACACAATAGATTGTGATACTTTTAACAATTAGTAGTAATACTACTAATGTTGCGATCATTTAAAATATACTCCTGAGGTTCATTGAAAATGTTATTCTTTAAAAGCTACACTGATGACTTTAAGTGCCTTAGGTTTTTTTAAAAAGCTTATTCTTGGTGTTTATCACTGAAAAAGCGTCCGTTTTTATGCCCAACGGACAAAAAACAGACGCTTTAGAAAATACAATTATATGGTTTTATTAAATAGCCTTAGCTTTATTTGTTCGAGTACATCAGAGTAGCAGGCGTGATAAATAGAGCGGTATGGTCAGTATTGAATGAAACAAACGGCTCTAATTTAGTTTATAGAGTACTTCTTGTTCTTCCAAGCTTTGCAATAGTTCACTTGAAATTTGAACCTTTTGTTTGCGACTTATCAGATCAACCTTTATTTCTTCTTGCATTTCATACACCACAAAATTTAAAGAATGTTCTCCCTTATGCAGTCGAATGGTGTCTTTTAGATTGTGGATTAGGGCTTCATCTAAGCTGTCGATATTAAGTTTAATGGTTAACTTTTTTGCATAGGTTTCCATCACTTCTTGCAACAGCATAAAACTATTGAATTGCATTCTTGGATCCCCTTTTTTTCCTGTTTCACGATTCACCCATCCTTCGCGCACAAATATTTTTACATATGCGAAAGAGTTGATCATTAAAAAATGACGAAATTTTAAATATTCTTCTCCAAAAATTCGAAATTCAAAAGTATCTGTATAATCTTCCATCGTAAAAGAAGCCCATCCTTTTCCGTTTTTAGAAATTCGATGTTGAACATCGGTAATAACGCCGGCAAATGATACCTCTCGATTTAAAATACTTTCCAGATTGTTTAGGTGTGATAAGCCTGCATTACAAAAGGCTTTAATTTCTGAATTAAAATCATCCAAAGGATGTCCCGAAATATAAACACCCACAACTTCTTTTTCTCGACGCAATTTTTCCATAGTTCCCCATTCTTCACAAGGGGGCACTATTGGTTCTGGAATTTGTACATCACTAGCATCACCAAAAAGACTCACTTGGCTAGAATTTTCATTTTCTTGAAATTTTGCTCCGTATTTTATGGCTTTTTCTAAAAAGGTAATGTTATCGCCTTCGTCGTGAAAAAATTGAGCTCTATGCGTATTTCCTAAGGAATCAAAACCACCGGCAACCGCTAAATTCTCAAATGCTTTTTTATTAGCAGCGCGTAAATCAATACGTTTTGAAACATCAAATACAGATTTAAAAGGCCCGTCTTTTTTGCGGTTTTCAACAATAGTTTCAACGGCTCCATGCCCTACACCTTTTACAGCGCCCATGCCAAAACGGACAGCTCCACGATCGTTTACAGAAAACTTGTAATACGATTCATTGACATCAGGTCCCAATACTTCAAGTCCCATTCGCTTGCATTCTTCCATAAAAAAGGTCACCTGTTTAATGTCATTCATATTGTTGCTCAGCACGGCAGCCATATATTCAGCAGGGTAGTGCGCTTTGCAATAAGCAGTTTGGTAGGCAATCCAAGCATAGCAGGTAGAGTGCGATTTATTAAAAGCATAGGCCGCAAAGGCCTCCCAATCTTTCCAAATTTTCTCAAGTTTATCTTCTGCATGGCCTTTAGCCGAAGCTTGCGCGATAAATTGAGGTTTCATTTTATCTAAGACATACTTTTGTTTTTTACCCATGGCCTTACGCAATACATCAGCTTCACCTTTTGTAAAATCGGCTAATTTTTGCGACAGCAACATCACTTGCTCTTGGTACACCGTAATCCCGTAGGTTTCGGCTAAATACTCCTCCATGGCATCCAAGTCATACTCAATTTCTTCATCCCCATGTTTACGGGCAATAAAGCTTGGGATATATTCCATGGGCCCCGGTCGGTATAAGGCGTTCATGGCGATAAGATCAGCAAAAACAGTGGGTTTTAGAGCCCTCATGTGTTTCTGCATGCCAGGAGATTCATATTGAAATATACCTACTGTTTCGCCACGTTGAAATAATTCGTAGGTTTTTTCATCATCCAAAGGAAAAGTTTCTGGATCCAGTTCGATCCCGTGTTTTGCCTTGACAATTTTTACGGTGTCTTTAATTAGGGTTAAAGTTTTTAAGCCTAAAAAATCCATTTTGAGTAAACCAGCCTCTTCCACGACCGAGTTATCAAACTGGGTACAATACATATCCGAATCTTTCGCCAAGGCAACAGGAACAAACTTGGTGATGTCGTCTGGAGTAATAATTACGCCACAGGCATGAATACCGGTATTACGAACCGATCCTTCTAAAATATAAGCCTGATTAAGGGTTTCTGCCTCTAAACCATCGCCTTCAGAAATTGAAAGCAACTGATAGATATTTTCCATATCATCCGCCCTAAACTTCTTTTTTAATTGCTCCACATCAATATGCATAATCTTATTCAGCTTAGACATCGTGGGAATTAATTTGGCGATACGGTCTGCATCTCCCAAAGGTAAATCAAGGGCACGGGCTGTATCGCGAATAGACGATTTTGCTGCCATGGTGCCGTACGTTATAATCTGTGCTACTTGGTTTGCACCGTATTTTTTGATCACATAATCCATGACCCGACCACGCCCTTCGTCATCAAAATCGATATCAATATCGGGCATCGATACACGGTCAGGATTTAAGAAACGCTCAAAAAGTAAGTCGTACTTAATAGGATCTAAATTGGTAATCCATAAACAATAAGCTACCGCAGAACCTGCGGCAGAGCCACGACCAGGACCTACAGAAACATCCATAGCGCGTGCTGCTCTGATGAAGTCTTCCACAATTAAAAAGTAGCCAGGATAGCCTGTTTTTTCAATTACTTTAAGTTCAAAATCTAGTCGTTCATCAATCTCAGGGCTAAGCTCACCATACCTAATTTTTGCTCCTTTATAAGTAATATGACGCAGAAATTTATTTTCACCGCGTTTTCCTCCATCTAATTTATCTTCTGGAACCTGAAATTCTTCTGGAATGTCAAAAGCAGGCAACAGTACGTCACGTGCAAGGGTAAATGTCTCAACCTTGTCGATAATTTCTTGAATATTGGTAATGGCCTCTGGAACATCTTTGAAGAGGGCTTTCATCTCGTCTGCAGACTTGAAATAATATTCTTGATTGGGTAAGCCGTAGCGGTAACCACGACCTCTACCTATGGGGGTCGCTTGCTTTTCACCATCCTTTACACATAATAAAATATCGTGTGCATGAGCGTTTTGTTTTTCTACGTAGTAGGTGTTGTTGGTGGCAATTAACTTCACCTGATGCTTCTCTGCAAACTGAAGTAATACTTGGTTTACGCGATCTTCATCTTCTTGACCATGACGCATGATTTCTATATATAAATCATCACCAAAAGTATCTTTCCACCAAAGCAAAGCCTCTTCGGCTTGGTTTTCACCAACATTTAAAATTTTACCAGGTACTTCACCATAGAGGTTTCCTGTCAGTACTATAATATCTTCTTTATATTTTTCAATAACCTTTTTGTCGATTCTAGGAACATAATATTTGCCATCTATAAAGGCAATGGAAGACATTTTTGCTAAGTTATGATAGCCCTTTTTGTTTTTAGCTAAGAGTACTACTTGGTAGCCATTATCTTTTTGGGATTTATTCGTGTGGTCTTCACAAACCTGAAACTCACACCCCACAATAGGTGTAATTTCTTGTTCGGGGATAAATTCATGCAAAGGCTCTTCGCCTTCTTCTAGTCGCCCTTCTTTTGTAGCTTCGTGACGAATTTGGTTTTCATCATTCCGTGTTTTTACTGCTTTGTTATGATTGATGACACCATTTACAAAATGAAAAGCACCCATCATATTTGCATGATCTGTAATAGCCACAGCAGGCATTTTTGCTTTTGCGGTAGCCTTTATCAAATCCAGAACGCTAATCGTAGATTGTAAAATGGAAAATTGGGTATGGTTGTGTAAATGTGCAAAATTTGCAGTTTCTAAAGTCTTTACATTTTCTTTAATTTCTGCTTTAGAAATACCACCAGTAGCTGATTCCCAAAGAGCATCTGCAATTTTTTTTGACGCTTCTTTTAGGTTGATGTGTTTTAATCCTATTAACTGAATTTCTTTGGGGTTTGCCTCAGAAAAATTCTTAAAATAATCAGGCTGAACATCTAATTGCTCCAGCGTGTATTGTTGCTTTCTCACTAACTCTAAAAAACAACGTGTAGTCGCTTCCACATCGGCTGTAGCAT
The sequence above is drawn from the Cellulophaga sp. Hel_I_12 genome and encodes:
- the dnaE gene encoding DNA polymerase III subunit alpha, which translates into the protein MYLIFDTETTGLPKNWNAPFTDVDNWPRCIQIAWQLHDAMGNLVEHQDYLIRPEGFNIPYDAEQIHGISTALAEKEGVPIAEVLEKFNAAMAKTKFIVGQNVGFDLNIMGAEFHRLSVENPLQELPILDTCTEHTASLCQLPGGRGGKFKLPTLTELHEYLFGEPFGEAHNATADVEATTRCFLELVRKQQYTLEQLDVQPDYFKNFSEANPKEIQLIGLKHINLKEASKKIADALWESATGGISKAEIKENVKTLETANFAHLHNHTQFSILQSTISVLDLIKATAKAKMPAVAITDHANMMGAFHFVNGVINHNKAVKTRNDENQIRHEATKEGRLEEGEEPLHEFIPEQEITPIVGCEFQVCEDHTNKSQKDNGYQVVLLAKNKKGYHNLAKMSSIAFIDGKYYVPRIDKKVIEKYKEDIIVLTGNLYGEVPGKILNVGENQAEEALLWWKDTFGDDLYIEIMRHGQEDEDRVNQVLLQFAEKHQVKLIATNNTYYVEKQNAHAHDILLCVKDGEKQATPIGRGRGYRYGLPNQEYYFKSADEMKALFKDVPEAITNIQEIIDKVETFTLARDVLLPAFDIPEEFQVPEDKLDGGKRGENKFLRHITYKGAKIRYGELSPEIDERLDFELKVIEKTGYPGYFLIVEDFIRAARAMDVSVGPGRGSAAGSAVAYCLWITNLDPIKYDLLFERFLNPDRVSMPDIDIDFDDEGRGRVMDYVIKKYGANQVAQIITYGTMAAKSSIRDTARALDLPLGDADRIAKLIPTMSKLNKIMHIDVEQLKKKFRADDMENIYQLLSISEGDGLEAETLNQAYILEGSVRNTGIHACGVIITPDDITKFVPVALAKDSDMYCTQFDNSVVEEAGLLKMDFLGLKTLTLIKDTVKIVKAKHGIELDPETFPLDDEKTYELFQRGETVGIFQYESPGMQKHMRALKPTVFADLIAMNALYRPGPMEYIPSFIARKHGDEEIEYDLDAMEEYLAETYGITVYQEQVMLLSQKLADFTKGEADVLRKAMGKKQKYVLDKMKPQFIAQASAKGHAEDKLEKIWKDWEAFAAYAFNKSHSTCYAWIAYQTAYCKAHYPAEYMAAVLSNNMNDIKQVTFFMEECKRMGLEVLGPDVNESYYKFSVNDRGAVRFGMGAVKGVGHGAVETIVENRKKDGPFKSVFDVSKRIDLRAANKKAFENLAVAGGFDSLGNTHRAQFFHDEGDNITFLEKAIKYGAKFQENENSSQVSLFGDASDVQIPEPIVPPCEEWGTMEKLRREKEVVGVYISGHPLDDFNSEIKAFCNAGLSHLNNLESILNREVSFAGVITDVQHRISKNGKGWASFTMEDYTDTFEFRIFGEEYLKFRHFLMINSFAYVKIFVREGWVNRETGKKGDPRMQFNSFMLLQEVMETYAKKLTIKLNIDSLDEALIHNLKDTIRLHKGEHSLNFVVYEMQEEIKVDLISRKQKVQISSELLQSLEEQEVLYKLN